The sequence CAATTTTACCTTCTTATCTTCAGGGATTTCCATGTAGTCGAAAAATCTTTCAACCACGGCCAGCCAATCAAGAAACCCCTCTATTTGCAACTGACCATTGAAACTGGGTAAATCCATTTTCATACGGAAGGTTTGTGGTTCTCTTCCTCCCATATTGCGTTGTCCCTGGCGATTGTGTCGAAACATGTGTTCGACATATTCCTCATCATCACTCAGTTCTTCCTCGTAAGCTAACTGCCTACGAAGAGGTGGATGGCGTTCACGAGCAGGAGCAATCCTTTCTCTGCAATTTTCGCCTTCATGCTGCAGGTTATTTCCTGTTGTTAGCCTAGCAAGGGTTGCTTGTATGGCTTGTAACGCCTACTGGGTCTCACGCTGGAAGTTCCTGAATTCTGTTTGTGTGATCATGCTCTCTTCATGTTTGCCGTCATCAAAGTTTTCGTTTTCACTCCGTGTGTTTGCCATCTGAACAAGTTAAcacctgctctgataccaactgacgTAGCGGAagcttattaaataaaaaggagcACCGTCTCTTTGTAGGAAATTGCTCGAATCCACGAACAGGAAATAGTTTTCTCGAATCCACGAGTAAGAGATTGTAGTTCTGAATGAAATTCTTATTTCAATGAAAATTTGAAGTCCCCGTAACAAGGATTGGTAGCTTGTATTTATAGCTGCCAATCCTAATTCTAATCAGAACATACTTGCGgagataattaataaaacatataatattcctacttaaaaacataaactaGAGTTCTAACTTTGGAAACAATAATATCAGTAGCAGAGGGGCTCTTAAATAATGGAATCCGTGTGCAATAAGGAAAAACGCAGCAGTGGCAGAGTGTGCTTCTAACTCTGAAGCTTGAATCGTGATGTGTTTATCCTTGTTGGCCTAGGATTTGATTTGGTCTAGACTTCCTTCATTATACGGTCCTACATCAGGCTCATTGACACCATTAATTTTGTTGTAATGTTTGGCCAGAGAATATGACaaaccaaaacattttttttctttttcttttttttaatgactctttctttcatttctcaaaacttaaaagctaaaatacaatgaaaataaatttaagaaacgAAAGTGAAATAATCTAAAACTACAAGGACAAAAACATGTAGCAACTTATTTGGCCAATTGTTaagaatttgtttaaaaattatgattgcggttgctttacaaaatattttcatttagaaatatattaaaataatatttttttattttttaaaaattaattttgatattaacacatcaaaatgatttaaaaatattaaaaaattattaatttaaaataaaaaaaataaaattttttgtaatcttttttaaatatttttaaaataaaaagtaaacagGAACTTAAATGATACATAAgtcatatataaaatttttaacgGTACGAACAGCATTCTATAGCAACAGGATTGTAGAGTTTGCCCTTGTTTAAATCTTTGAATTCAGACTTTTTTGAGATTATGTaactgtattttataaaaaaattatttttttatttttatttatttttaatttttaaaattttttaaatcatattaattttgatgtaaatataagaaataactttaataaaaaatattttaatatatcccaaaaataatatatttttaaacacagtGTAATGTTGATAACTAATGATTATCATCGCAAGCTCGCCTCCCAAGACCCCATAGTTTAGAGGGGAGGCTCGTCACTGCGTCAAATAGATTTCTTAGcaaattaaatagtttttatttttctttgtttaataaATGGAATGATTCCTTGGTGTAATTGGCATGTGCAGTTCTGTAcggaaaatataaattattttttaaaatatattttttttatttttttaaaattaattttgacatatcaatatattaaaataatttaaaaatacaaaaataattaataaaaaaattaataaaaacatgtttcgATCGCACTCCAAAAGAAACCTAGAGAGCCAGACTTGAAACTTCGaggtcaactttttttttttttttagtttaatgtggATGTCCGAGCTAACTTGcgtgtatctcgactaattccacaggctctaaagttaacgaccatgtaagcctctaatgatcatcatatgagcaacctagggttCGAACCTGAGACTACAGAAAGAACAAACCTCTTAATTTCAAGTTCTTACCACTGGACTATCACCTAGATGGTTAGTTCGAGGTCAActtttggaaagaaaagaaatgaattaaTTAGATGGAGTAAAACAGTAGATATATAAGTTGAAAAATCCAGATACATGAACCTAGCTATAATTGTCGGTCGTGAAGAATCAATGGGAAACGATGGAATTAATGACCCTCATCCATTTTTCTACTGgttactaaataaataaaggtaaatttcaattttttttattatcattaatgattatatgaaagacaataatttaaattttaaaattaccttGCATGAAAATTGTCCCAACAGGACTTAGTTTACCTGGAAGCTCAAAACATAACtggatgattaataaaaatcataatttggatttaaaaaaaaatattcaagataatgtttttttaatattaaaacgataatatattaaattgatttaaacttaaaaacttaacaTGCCAAACCCTTGAGATCATGGACTCTTTCgggtttaacttttttttttattattattttttacttaatgatatgataacaaaaatagatatttataaaattgagtaTTAACCAAATATAGAGATTTTTATTTGACATTgcaataatctcataaaaagcaaactgaaataaattatgaaaatcaatttaaaatcaaatattgaaggataaaattgagaaaaaaaacaagaaaaaaattcaatcgaAGAATggtatttaatgaaataatgaaAAAGACCGAAtggtattaaattaaataaaagatatatcaattaaaaaaatataaaaaaaaggaatttcatTGGCAttccataaaaattatttcagattattttttagttaatctaTTTAAATGAACTAAAGagtaaaacataagaaaaaataaaaaaaaaatagggaaaaagtaaaacaaaaaaaaaaagaaaaagaaaagaaaacaagtcaGATGTCCACATAACCCATCCAAAAAAGACATGGTCTATTCTAAgccttttaacaaaaaaaaaaacaaagattgcACGGATGATGCATCATTTGCTAGCCTAGCTTTTGGCAAGCTAAAGGTTGCCTAGAAGTTCAGATAACTattgttttactaaaaaaattcattttcaaccaaaaacactttaaaaacattgataaacCCATTATTGATCTTAAATAACCCTAAAATTAGTTCAAAAACCCAACATCaactgaattttaaaatatttattgagatcaaatctaacatcTCAGGTGATGGGAAGGAAAAGGAACACCTAGGTGAGAATTTTACTCATCGAATAGAACTCGTTgacatcaaatttgatttttttcgtGGTAAAAATACATGTCATCCGAAACTTTTACCCCCTTCAATCATAATCCAGTGACTATTTCTCTTGTCCCTTAAAttatgaactaaaaaaataagaaaagtaaagttttgaacaaaatttgaattttcaaaaatcaaaggaaCTGAAAAGTTGGAAATTGCAAGATATAAGGACCAATTCAAACTTTATGCGCAAACTTCAAAGTCACCACCAATTttctccatttattttattttagcccTCATTCTTTCAATGTTGTTGTTTATTAAGACATTAGAAACAATTGGCCGTCAATTTGGCCATAAAAGGATTAATTCTCCcaagaaaaaatttaaggacCATAATGAAAGCAAAATCACTAACTTGTTTATAGTAAAAGAGTGGTTATAGTAGCATGGTGTACAGTAAAAACACCACACCTATAATATCTTAGGTTATTTTGTTTGTCAAAAAGTTGTTTCTATAAAAAGTGAATTCCtaaaaattagataatttttcaatgtttgttagtgttatggaaaatgagttaGAAAACGGTTTCTGGTGTTTGGTTATGCCATAaataataagttgaaaaataactttttaatgctttaattttgttttcaagtttattaaaagaataagaatcaaatttaataaataaaaaagttgaagaataatgaaattgaaaaaaaaaatctcttcaaagctaattttttttctttgattgaaaataccttttttcttgactaaattttttaaagaatgccAAACATTGAAAAGCAACGAAAGTggattcaggaaaaaaaaataactaaaaaaaaacaaacaaggttAAGAAGTTACAAGATGTATTCATatgaggaatatatatatatatatatatatatgtatcagTAAGTGTGTCCTAGGAGAATCTTTCCTTGTGTATGCTTGGACAAAGAGAAGCCATTAATCCACCGCACTTGAATTTATCTCTTTTACCTTTTATAAACAAGAACTCACGTGGACCTGCCGCCCATGTGTTTTCGAAGAATCCTAGCCCCAAGGCCAGCAATATAAACAAAGCATTTCCCCCATCACTTCTTCATCGGGTTCGTCGACAACCACACACCAGTCAAGATGGCAATGGCAAAACTAGTTTTAGTCTTAGCCTTCTTCTTTGTCCAATCTCTTACAACCTCCCTAACTCTTCCTCTCCAAGCAACAGCAACAAAATCCTTTGTGTCGCCCATTCAAAAGCACCGTTCTACGCTCCAATACATCATCACTGCGTACCTGCAAACCCCTCCCAAGCAAGCCAAATTACTCGTCGACCTCGCCGCTAGTTTTACATGGGTCAACTGTGACGACAAGTACTTCCATTCCACCACATACAAACACATACCTTGTGATTATCCACTTGCTGATTTGCTAGGTCAACCTGCTTGCCTCGTCAACTGTGTGGATCCGCCAGGTCCTAATTGTGCCAACAATTCTTGCTTGCTCTCTCCTGTAAACCCCATCAAGCCTATCGACTTTACAAGAAGCGACCCCATTGCTGCCGCCCTCATTGACTATTTAGCCTTGCCTGAATTAATAAACGGTTCTTCTCAAGTTGGACCATTGGAAAAAATCCGCAACTTTATCTTCTCCTGTGGTCATACTAGTTATCTCAAAGGCCTGGCTAGAGGTGTTGTTGGCTTAGCAGGTTTTGGCAGATCAAACATCTCCATCCCAGTGCAGATCACTCCACATCTTTTTGCGATTTGCTTGTCAGGTTCAAAATCTCAGCCTGGTGTGGCCTTCTTTGGTTCTAAAGGCCCTTATAACTTCTCGCCGGGCATTGACCTGTCAAGTTCTCTTACTTATACTCCACTCATTGTGAACCCTGTTGGAAAAGACTCCGGAGTTGACAGTAAGATCGCTTCACCTGAATATTACATAGAGTTGACTTCTGTAAGAGTATACAACACGGTGGTGCCACTGAATCAATCCCTCTTAGCCATTAACAGTGAGAATGGTTTTGGAGGGACTACGATCAG is a genomic window of Populus alba chromosome 5, ASM523922v2, whole genome shotgun sequence containing:
- the LOC118054089 gene encoding probable aspartic proteinase GIP1, whose amino-acid sequence is MAMAKLVLVLAFFFVQSLTTSLTLPLQATATKSFVSPIQKHRSTLQYIITAYLQTPPKQAKLLVDLAASFTWVNCDDKYFHSTTYKHIPCDYPLADLLGQPACLVNCVDPPGPNCANNSCLLSPVNPIKPIDFTRSDPIAAALIDYLALPELINGSSQVGPLEKIRNFIFSCGHTSYLKGLARGVVGLAGFGRSNISIPVQITPHLFAICLSGSKSQPGVAFFGSKGPYNFSPGIDLSSSLTYTPLIVNPVGKDSGVDSKIASPEYYIELTSVRVYNTVVPLNQSLLAINSENGFGGTTISTVAPYTKLESSIYKAVTRAFLKAAASSTYNLTKTTTKPIKPFGVCYTASDIKITKMGPVVPTIDLVLHNKDVVWKIFGSNSMVRIVKKGGVDVWCLAFVDGGVSTTIRGSNWIGSPSIVIGGHQLEDNMLQFDLESMKLGFSSSILSKGTTCSNFKFSTKKI